A single window of Vigna radiata var. radiata cultivar VC1973A chromosome 4, Vradiata_ver6, whole genome shotgun sequence DNA harbors:
- the LOC106758133 gene encoding WRKY transcription factor 22, whose translation MAEDWDLHAVVRGCSTVTSSSVSSSSSSSSGFASCYFHPEGVSSSSSSSSGFSIFRSELGSQVMSLSAYPFEARSPIEELHELCRPFFCKSQPLSLQASSPLSSLSSYSSAPPKTVSSQEKQQQQRNKQPLSVTTPRSKRRKNQLKKVCQVPFENLSSDIWAWRKYGQKPIKGSPYPRGYYRCSSSKGCLARKQVERNRSDPTMFIVTYTAEHNHPAPTHRNSLAGSTRQKPLAPQTATAEQDSDKIKSLTKPSSPATSGAEEEVPAQVEKSESREEKEDVMDDEEEDEFVLSDMVLTDDFFESLDELSQLTAPSVVTGDCFSDPFSAMAIPSWVASGAATAGGCI comes from the exons ATGGCCGAAGATTGGGATCTACATGCGGTGGTCAGAGGTTGCTCCACCGTCACATCATCCTCCGTgtcgtcttcttcttcctcttcctctggTTTTGCCTCTTGTTACTTCCACCCTGAAGGAGtttcctcctcctcttcttcttcttctggcTTTTCCATCTTCAGAAGTGAACTAGGAAGCCAGGTTATGTCGCTTTCTGCGTACCCCTTTGAGGCAAGGAGCCCCATTGAGGAGCTGCATGAGCTTTGCAGGCCTTTCTTCTGCAAATCTCAGCCTCTCTCGTTGCAAGCCTCTTCCCCCTTGTCCTCACTCTCTTCCTATTCTTCTGCGCCTCCCAAAACGGTTTCATCTCAAGAGAAGCAACAACAACAGCGAAACAAGCAGCCACTCTCTGTCACCACCCCACGATCTAAAAGAAG GAAGAACCAGCTTAAGAAAGTTTGTCAAGTGCCTTTTGAAAATCTCTCCTCGGACATATGGGCATGGAGGAAATATGGCCAGAAACCCATAAAGGGATCTCCTTATCCAAG GGGGTACTACAGATGTAGCAGCTCAAAGGGGTGTTTGGCAAGGAAACAGGTAGAGAGGAACAGATCAGACCCAACCATGTTCATAGTGACTTACACTGCCGAGCACAACCATCCTGCTCCTACTCACAGAAACTCTCTTGCTGGCTCCACACGCCAGAAGCCATTGGCCCCCCAAACTGCCACCGCCGAACAAGACTCTGACAAGATCAAGAGCCTCACAAAACCCTCCTCCCCTGCCACCTCAGGGGCAGAGGAAGAGGTTCCAGCACAAGTGGAAAAGTCTGAGagcagagaagagaaagaggatgTGATggatgatgaggaagaagatgaatttgttTTGTCTGACATGGTGCTAACAGATGATTTCTTTGAGAGCTTGGATGAGCTGAGTCAACTCACTGCACCTTCTGTTGTCACAGGAGACTGTTTCAGTGACCCCTTTTCAGCTATGGCAATCCCTTCTTGGGTGGCTAGTGGTGCTGCTACTGCTGGTGGATGCATATGA